A genomic region of Raphanus sativus cultivar WK10039 chromosome 6, ASM80110v3, whole genome shotgun sequence contains the following coding sequences:
- the LOC108810378 gene encoding subtilisin-like protease SBT4.5 isoform X1 has translation MAKPADSYCLLSCLFVLFVSCTSAAKNDQDKQVYIVYMGALPARVDYMPMSHHTSILQEVTGASSIESRLVRNYKRSFNGFAAWLTESERQILAKMENVVSVFPSKILKLQTTASWDFVGLKKGKRAKRNPSIESDTIIGVIDSGVDPLSDSFSDKGFGPPPKKWKGVCQGTKHFSCNNKVIGARNYTPKTKGVPHSAIDNMGHGSHTASTAAGNAVNDVSFYGLANGTARGGVPGARIAVYKVCDIVLKGCNTDGILSAFDDAIGDNVDLITISVGDQNGLPFEVDTIAIGAFHAMAKGILTVNSAGNNGPDPSTVTSVAPWIFTVGASNTNRAFVTKVVLGDGKTVVGRSVNTFDLKGTKYPIVYGRSASSHCDAASAEFCSAGCLDRKLVSGKIVMCDSGRNVEEAKYMGAVASIVRSSAADTADVFSFPVSVLSGHAYDVVLSYMNSTKNPIAAVLKSETVFNQKAPVVASYSSRGPNPIVPDILKPDITAPGSEIIAAYSPTIPPSIADTRHLKYSILSGTSMSCPHVAGVAAYVKTFHPRWSPSMIQSAIMTTAWQMNASTWMPDEFAYGAGHVNPLAAIHPGLVYEANKADHIAFLCGLNYSGKNLRLISGENNSCTKAQSKSLPRNLNYPSMTAQVPAKKPFKVTFRRTVTNVGTSSTTYKAKVVGSKLNVEVIPNVFSFKSMREKKSFTVTVSGQGLGDEKPVVSSQLIWSDGVHFVRSPIVVYAAN, from the exons ATGGCAAAACCTGCAGACTCCTATTGTCTCCTCTCTTGTCTCTTTGTCTTGTTTGTGAGTTGCACATCAGCAGCCAAAAATGATCAAGACAAACAG GTGTATATAGTATACATGGGAGCACTTCCTGCTCGTGTTGACTACATGCCAATGTCCCATCACACTAGTATTCTTCAAGAAGTCACCGGAGCGAG TTCAATCGAAAGTCGATTGGTTAGGAATTATAAAAGAAGTTTCAACGGATTTGCAGCCTGGCTAACCGAATCTGAAAGACAGATACTAGCAA aaatggAAAACGTGGTATCCGTGTTCCCTAGCAAAATACTGAAACTCCAAACGACGGCGTCGTGGGATTTCGTGGGTCTCAAGAAAGGCAAAAGGGCAAAGCGAAACCCTAGCATCGAGAGCGATACGATCATTGGTGTCATAGACAGTGGAGTCGACCCTTTATCCGACAGCTTCAGTGACAAAGGCTTTGGCCCTCCTCCTAAGAAATGGAAAGGAGTTTGCCAAGGGACCAAACACTTCTCTTGCAACAA CAAGGTCATTGGAGCTAGGAACTACACACCCAAAACGAAGGGGGTTCCTCACTCAGCGATAGACAACATGGGACATGGGTCGCACACCGCTTCTACGGCAGCTGGAAACGCTGTTAATGATGTGAGCTTCTATGGACTCGCCAATGGAACCGCGAGAGGTGGCGTTCCAGGTGCAAGAATCGCGGTTTACAAAGTATGTGATATTGTTCTCAAAGGGTGCAATACTGACGGAATTCTGTCCGCATTTGATGATGCGATTGGGGACAACGTGGACCTTATCACCATCTCCGTCGGTGACCAAAATGGTTTACCATTCGAGGTGGATACCATCGCAATTGGGGCTTTCCATGCCATGGCCAAGGGAATCCTTACAGTGAATTCCGCTGGAAACAATGGTCCAGATCCTAGTACGGTCACCAGCGTTGCACCGTGGATATTCACCGTCGGTGCAAGTAACACGAACCGCGCTTTCGTCACCAAAGTTGTTCTCGGAGACGGCAAGACAGTTGTC ggaaGATCCGTAAACACGTTTGATCTTAAGGGAACTAAGTACCCCATAGTATACGGTAGATCAGCATCGAGTCATTGCGATGCTGCTTCCGCTGA GTTCTGCTCAGCAGGATGTTTAGACAGGAAACTTGTTAGCGGGAAGATTGTGATGTGCGATTCCGGTCGAAATGTTGAAGAGGCTAAATATATGGGAGCCGTCGCATCCATTGTTAGGAGCAGCGCAGCAGACACTGCCGATGTCTTCTCTTTCCCAGTCTCTGTTCTATCGGGACACGCCTATGACGTTGTCCTCTCGTATATGAACTCCACAAA AAACCCCATAGCTGCTGTTTTGAAAAGCGAGACAGTCTTTAACCAGAAAGCTCCTGTCGTCGCTTCCTATTCTTCTCGAGGCCCTAACCCAATCGTTCCTGATATTTTGAAG CCGGATATAACCGCGCCGGGATCAGAGATCATCGCTGCTTATTCCCCTACTATTCCACCAAGTATTGCAGACACAAGACATCTGAAGTACTCTATTCTTAGTGGAACTTCAATGTCTTGTCCACACGTTGCTGGTGTTGCCGCCTACGTCAAAACATTTCACCCTCGCTGGTCTCCGTCCATGATCCAATCCGCCATCATGACTACCG CTTGGCAAATGAATGCGTCTACTTGGATGCCTGATGAGTTTGCATACGGAGCTGGCCATGTCAATCCGTTAGCAGCAATTCATCCTGGACTGGTCTATGAAGCTAATAAAGCAGACCACATCGCTTTTCTCTGCGGCTTGAACTACAGTGGAAAGAACTTAAGACTTATCTCCGGTGAAAACAACAGTTGCACCAAAGCACAGTCAAAATCTTTACCCCGAAACCTAAACTATCCTTCCATGACTGCTCAAGTCCCGGCGAAAAAACCATTCAAAGTGACTTTCCGTCGGACAGTCACTAACGTTGGAACGTCTAGCACTACCTACAAAGCAAAGGTAGTGGGATCTAAGCTCAACGTCGAGGTCATTCCCAATGTCTTTTCTTTTAAGTCGATGCGCGAGAAGAAGTCTTTCACGGTGACAGTTTCAGGCCAAGGTCTCGGAGATGAAAAACCTGTTGTGTCTTCACAATTGATCTGGTCTGATGGAGTACACTTTGTGAGAAGCCCCATCGTTGTTTACGCTGCAAACTGA
- the LOC108810378 gene encoding subtilisin-like protease SBT4.5 isoform X3, with protein sequence MAKPADSYCLLSCLFVLFVSCTSAAKNDQDKQVYIVYMGALPARVDYMPMSHHTSILQEVTGASSIESRLVRNYKRSFNGFAAWLTESERQILAKMENVVSVFPSKILKLQTTASWDFVGLKKGKRAKRNPSIESDTIIGVIDSGVDPLSDSFSDKGFGPPPKKWKGVCQGTKHFSCNNKVIGARNYTPKTKGVPHSAIDNMGHGSHTASTAAGNAVNDVSFYGLANGTARGGVPGARIAVYKVCDIVLKGCNTDGILSAFDDAIGDNVDLITISVGDQNGLPFEVDTIAIGAFHAMAKGILTVNSAGNNGPDPSTVTSVAPWIFTVGASNTNRAFVTKVVLGDGKTVVGRSVNTFDLKGTKYPIVYAGCLDRKLVSGKIVMCDSGRNVEEAKYMGAVASIVRSSAADTADVFSFPVSVLSGHAYDVVLSYMNSTKNPIAAVLKSETVFNQKAPVVASYSSRGPNPIVPDILKPDITAPGSEIIAAYSPTIPPSIADTRHLKYSILSGTSMSCPHVAGVAAYVKTFHPRWSPSMIQSAIMTTAWQMNASTWMPDEFAYGAGHVNPLAAIHPGLVYEANKADHIAFLCGLNYSGKNLRLISGENNSCTKAQSKSLPRNLNYPSMTAQVPAKKPFKVTFRRTVTNVGTSSTTYKAKVVGSKLNVEVIPNVFSFKSMREKKSFTVTVSGQGLGDEKPVVSSQLIWSDGVHFVRSPIVVYAAN encoded by the exons ATGGCAAAACCTGCAGACTCCTATTGTCTCCTCTCTTGTCTCTTTGTCTTGTTTGTGAGTTGCACATCAGCAGCCAAAAATGATCAAGACAAACAG GTGTATATAGTATACATGGGAGCACTTCCTGCTCGTGTTGACTACATGCCAATGTCCCATCACACTAGTATTCTTCAAGAAGTCACCGGAGCGAG TTCAATCGAAAGTCGATTGGTTAGGAATTATAAAAGAAGTTTCAACGGATTTGCAGCCTGGCTAACCGAATCTGAAAGACAGATACTAGCAA aaatggAAAACGTGGTATCCGTGTTCCCTAGCAAAATACTGAAACTCCAAACGACGGCGTCGTGGGATTTCGTGGGTCTCAAGAAAGGCAAAAGGGCAAAGCGAAACCCTAGCATCGAGAGCGATACGATCATTGGTGTCATAGACAGTGGAGTCGACCCTTTATCCGACAGCTTCAGTGACAAAGGCTTTGGCCCTCCTCCTAAGAAATGGAAAGGAGTTTGCCAAGGGACCAAACACTTCTCTTGCAACAA CAAGGTCATTGGAGCTAGGAACTACACACCCAAAACGAAGGGGGTTCCTCACTCAGCGATAGACAACATGGGACATGGGTCGCACACCGCTTCTACGGCAGCTGGAAACGCTGTTAATGATGTGAGCTTCTATGGACTCGCCAATGGAACCGCGAGAGGTGGCGTTCCAGGTGCAAGAATCGCGGTTTACAAAGTATGTGATATTGTTCTCAAAGGGTGCAATACTGACGGAATTCTGTCCGCATTTGATGATGCGATTGGGGACAACGTGGACCTTATCACCATCTCCGTCGGTGACCAAAATGGTTTACCATTCGAGGTGGATACCATCGCAATTGGGGCTTTCCATGCCATGGCCAAGGGAATCCTTACAGTGAATTCCGCTGGAAACAATGGTCCAGATCCTAGTACGGTCACCAGCGTTGCACCGTGGATATTCACCGTCGGTGCAAGTAACACGAACCGCGCTTTCGTCACCAAAGTTGTTCTCGGAGACGGCAAGACAGTTGTC ggaaGATCCGTAAACACGTTTGATCTTAAGGGAACTAAGTACCCCATAGTATACG CAGGATGTTTAGACAGGAAACTTGTTAGCGGGAAGATTGTGATGTGCGATTCCGGTCGAAATGTTGAAGAGGCTAAATATATGGGAGCCGTCGCATCCATTGTTAGGAGCAGCGCAGCAGACACTGCCGATGTCTTCTCTTTCCCAGTCTCTGTTCTATCGGGACACGCCTATGACGTTGTCCTCTCGTATATGAACTCCACAAA AAACCCCATAGCTGCTGTTTTGAAAAGCGAGACAGTCTTTAACCAGAAAGCTCCTGTCGTCGCTTCCTATTCTTCTCGAGGCCCTAACCCAATCGTTCCTGATATTTTGAAG CCGGATATAACCGCGCCGGGATCAGAGATCATCGCTGCTTATTCCCCTACTATTCCACCAAGTATTGCAGACACAAGACATCTGAAGTACTCTATTCTTAGTGGAACTTCAATGTCTTGTCCACACGTTGCTGGTGTTGCCGCCTACGTCAAAACATTTCACCCTCGCTGGTCTCCGTCCATGATCCAATCCGCCATCATGACTACCG CTTGGCAAATGAATGCGTCTACTTGGATGCCTGATGAGTTTGCATACGGAGCTGGCCATGTCAATCCGTTAGCAGCAATTCATCCTGGACTGGTCTATGAAGCTAATAAAGCAGACCACATCGCTTTTCTCTGCGGCTTGAACTACAGTGGAAAGAACTTAAGACTTATCTCCGGTGAAAACAACAGTTGCACCAAAGCACAGTCAAAATCTTTACCCCGAAACCTAAACTATCCTTCCATGACTGCTCAAGTCCCGGCGAAAAAACCATTCAAAGTGACTTTCCGTCGGACAGTCACTAACGTTGGAACGTCTAGCACTACCTACAAAGCAAAGGTAGTGGGATCTAAGCTCAACGTCGAGGTCATTCCCAATGTCTTTTCTTTTAAGTCGATGCGCGAGAAGAAGTCTTTCACGGTGACAGTTTCAGGCCAAGGTCTCGGAGATGAAAAACCTGTTGTGTCTTCACAATTGATCTGGTCTGATGGAGTACACTTTGTGAGAAGCCCCATCGTTGTTTACGCTGCAAACTGA
- the LOC108810623 gene encoding uncharacterized protein LOC108810623, with amino-acid sequence MMSPQLDPVAELETLKTHVDHSATGEASKLSPTGSTRKENEHHEEHSHHKKSLLSKMKDKAKKLQHSLSGKRRHDEEGGDATMSPPFCRSEDHQVRQAGGYATLSPRDKSKYLKEREEGEVDPEYLGAPMYESKRAPEELKETARQHPRETPVITETNVLSVLPPSHNAEQEHKDCTGSKAISPNKTVTETVTETLAPAYAKVSEATHAITKKIQDMAFPESTEAERKANDVSEINTAGTNQPAGFNTKVWDKGVSMKEYISQKFEPGEDDRALSQVITKAISPRKASSEASTFGGATNMASAPNSAGNKGPLLANTNEIVEVENHGKMLQPN; translated from the exons atGATGTCGCCTCAACTTGATCCGGTGGCTGAGCTTGAAACCTTAAAAACACATGTTGATCATTCAGCAA CTGGTGAAGCTTCAAAGTTGTCACCTACTGGCTCAACGAGAAAGGAAAATGAGCATCATGAAGAACACTCTCACCATAAGAAATCTTTGTTATCCAAAATGAAGGATAAGGCTAAAAAACTGCAGCACAGTCTCAGCGGCAAGAGGAGACATGATGAAGAAGGTGGTGATGCAACCATGTCGCCGCCGTTTTGCAGATCAGAAGACCACCAAGTTAGACAAGCAGGAGGTTATGCGACACTTTCACCACGTGACAAGTCTAAATATcttaaagagagagaagaaggagaagtaGATCCTGAATATCTTGGAGCCCCAA TGTATGAATCAAAGAGGGCACCCGAAGAGTTAAAAGAGACTGCGAGGCAGCATCCCCGGGAAACTCCTGTGATCACTGAGACTAACGTCTTGTCTGTTCTCCCACCCAGTCACAACGCTGAACAAGAACACAAGGATTGCACAGGTTCAAAAGCTATTAGTCCAAACAAGACAGTAACAGAAACCGTAACAGAGACGCTAGCACCTGCTTATGCTAAAGTCTCTGAGGCTACTCACGCTATAACTAAAAAGATTCAAGACATGGCTTTTCCGGAATCAACAGAAGCAGAACGGAAGGCAAATGATGTTTCAGAAATCAACACTGCAGGAACTAACCAACCGGCTGGCTTCAACACTAAg GTATGGGACAAAGGCGTATCAATGAAAGAATACATAAGCCAGAAGTTTGAGCCTGGGGAAGATGATAGAGCACTTTCTCAAGTGATAACTAAAGCTATCAGTCCTCGCAAAGCTTCCTCTGAGGCTTCTACATTTGGTGGAGCCACAAACATGGCATCTGCTCCAAATTCAGCAGGCAACAAAGGTCCCCTTTTAGCCAACACGAATGAAA TTGTTGAGGTAGAGAATCATGGGAAGATGCTTCAACCAAACTGA
- the LOC108813461 gene encoding serine/threonine-protein phosphatase PP1 isozyme 2: MAQGSMDPDALDDIIRRLLDYRNTKPAGTKQSMMLNDSEIRQLCVVSKQIFLQQPSLLELDAPVKICGDIHGQYSDLLRLFEYGGFPPAANYLFLGDYVDRGKQSLESICLLLAYKIKYPENFFLLRGNHECASINRIYGFYDECKRRFSVKLWKVFTDCFNCLPLAAVIDEKILCMHGGLSPDLTSVEQIKNIERPTDIPDSGLLCDLLWSDPSKGVKGWGMNDRGVSYTFGADKVAEFLIKNDMDLVCRAHQVVEDGYEFFADRQLVTIFSAPNYCGEFDNAGAMMSVDESLMCSFQILKPADRKPRFF; encoded by the exons ATGGCGCAAGGAAGCATGGACCCTGATGCTCTGGACGATATCATTCGGCGTTTGCTTGATTACAGAAACACAAAGCCAGCAGGGACAAAGCAGTCTATGATGCTCAACGACTCTGAGATCCGACAGCTTTGCGTTGTCTCCAAACAGATATTCCTTCAGCAGCCCAGTCTCCTCGAGCTCGATGCCCCCGTCAAGATCTGTG GTGATATTCACGGTCAATACTCAGATTTACTGCGACTTTTCGAGTACGGAGGATTCCCACCTGCAGCAAACTACTTGTTCCTAGGAGATTACGTAGACCGTGGGAAGCAGAGTTTGGAGTCTATCTGTCTTCTCCTTGCCTACAAGATCAAATACCCCGAGAACTTCTTCCTCTTGAGAGGAAACCACGAGTGCGCATCTATCAACAGAATCTACGGTTTCTACGACGAGTGTAAACGGAGATTCAGCGTCAAGCTCTGGAAAGTGTTTACTGACTGTTTCAACTGTCTCCCTTTGGCTGCTGTCATAGACGAGAAGATACTTTGTATGCACGGTGGTCTCTCTCCTGATCTCACCAGCGTCGAGCAGATTAAGAACATCGAGCGTCCGACTGATATTCCAGACTCTGGTTTGCTCTGTGACCTTCTTTGGTCTGATCCTAGTAAAGGCGTCAAGGGGTGGGGGATGAATGACCGTGGCGTCTCCTACACTTTTGGTGCTGACAAAGTCGCCGAGTTTCTAATTAAAAACGATATGGATTTAGTCTGCCGTGCCCACCAG GTTGTAGAGGATGGGTATGAGTTCTTTGCTGATAGACAGCTTGTGACTATATTCTCTGCTCCAAACTACTGTGGTGAGTTCGACAATGCGGGCGCTATGATGAGCGTCGATGAAAGTTTGATGTGCTCTTTCCAAATTCTTAAGCCTGCCGATCGAAAGCCAAGGTTCTTCTGA
- the LOC108810378 gene encoding subtilisin-like protease SBT4.5 isoform X2, producing MAKPADSYCLLSCLFVLFVSCTSAAKNDQDKQVYIVYMGALPARVDYMPMSHHTSILQEVTGASSIESRLVRNYKRSFNGFAAWLTESERQILAKMENVVSVFPSKILKLQTTASWDFVGLKKGKRAKRNPSIESDTIIGVIDSGVDPLSDSFSDKGFGPPPKKWKGVCQGTKHFSCNNKVIGARNYTPKTKGVPHSAIDNMGHGSHTASTAAGNAVNDVSFYGLANGTARGGVPGARIAVYKVCDIVLKGCNTDGILSAFDDAIGDNVDLITISVGDQNGLPFEVDTIAIGAFHAMAKGILTVNSAGNNGPDPSTVTSVAPWIFTVGASNTNRAFVTKVVLGDGKTVGRSVNTFDLKGTKYPIVYGRSASSHCDAASAEFCSAGCLDRKLVSGKIVMCDSGRNVEEAKYMGAVASIVRSSAADTADVFSFPVSVLSGHAYDVVLSYMNSTKNPIAAVLKSETVFNQKAPVVASYSSRGPNPIVPDILKPDITAPGSEIIAAYSPTIPPSIADTRHLKYSILSGTSMSCPHVAGVAAYVKTFHPRWSPSMIQSAIMTTAWQMNASTWMPDEFAYGAGHVNPLAAIHPGLVYEANKADHIAFLCGLNYSGKNLRLISGENNSCTKAQSKSLPRNLNYPSMTAQVPAKKPFKVTFRRTVTNVGTSSTTYKAKVVGSKLNVEVIPNVFSFKSMREKKSFTVTVSGQGLGDEKPVVSSQLIWSDGVHFVRSPIVVYAAN from the exons ATGGCAAAACCTGCAGACTCCTATTGTCTCCTCTCTTGTCTCTTTGTCTTGTTTGTGAGTTGCACATCAGCAGCCAAAAATGATCAAGACAAACAG GTGTATATAGTATACATGGGAGCACTTCCTGCTCGTGTTGACTACATGCCAATGTCCCATCACACTAGTATTCTTCAAGAAGTCACCGGAGCGAG TTCAATCGAAAGTCGATTGGTTAGGAATTATAAAAGAAGTTTCAACGGATTTGCAGCCTGGCTAACCGAATCTGAAAGACAGATACTAGCAA aaatggAAAACGTGGTATCCGTGTTCCCTAGCAAAATACTGAAACTCCAAACGACGGCGTCGTGGGATTTCGTGGGTCTCAAGAAAGGCAAAAGGGCAAAGCGAAACCCTAGCATCGAGAGCGATACGATCATTGGTGTCATAGACAGTGGAGTCGACCCTTTATCCGACAGCTTCAGTGACAAAGGCTTTGGCCCTCCTCCTAAGAAATGGAAAGGAGTTTGCCAAGGGACCAAACACTTCTCTTGCAACAA CAAGGTCATTGGAGCTAGGAACTACACACCCAAAACGAAGGGGGTTCCTCACTCAGCGATAGACAACATGGGACATGGGTCGCACACCGCTTCTACGGCAGCTGGAAACGCTGTTAATGATGTGAGCTTCTATGGACTCGCCAATGGAACCGCGAGAGGTGGCGTTCCAGGTGCAAGAATCGCGGTTTACAAAGTATGTGATATTGTTCTCAAAGGGTGCAATACTGACGGAATTCTGTCCGCATTTGATGATGCGATTGGGGACAACGTGGACCTTATCACCATCTCCGTCGGTGACCAAAATGGTTTACCATTCGAGGTGGATACCATCGCAATTGGGGCTTTCCATGCCATGGCCAAGGGAATCCTTACAGTGAATTCCGCTGGAAACAATGGTCCAGATCCTAGTACGGTCACCAGCGTTGCACCGTGGATATTCACCGTCGGTGCAAGTAACACGAACCGCGCTTTCGTCACCAAAGTTGTTCTCGGAGACGGCAAGACAGTT ggaaGATCCGTAAACACGTTTGATCTTAAGGGAACTAAGTACCCCATAGTATACGGTAGATCAGCATCGAGTCATTGCGATGCTGCTTCCGCTGA GTTCTGCTCAGCAGGATGTTTAGACAGGAAACTTGTTAGCGGGAAGATTGTGATGTGCGATTCCGGTCGAAATGTTGAAGAGGCTAAATATATGGGAGCCGTCGCATCCATTGTTAGGAGCAGCGCAGCAGACACTGCCGATGTCTTCTCTTTCCCAGTCTCTGTTCTATCGGGACACGCCTATGACGTTGTCCTCTCGTATATGAACTCCACAAA AAACCCCATAGCTGCTGTTTTGAAAAGCGAGACAGTCTTTAACCAGAAAGCTCCTGTCGTCGCTTCCTATTCTTCTCGAGGCCCTAACCCAATCGTTCCTGATATTTTGAAG CCGGATATAACCGCGCCGGGATCAGAGATCATCGCTGCTTATTCCCCTACTATTCCACCAAGTATTGCAGACACAAGACATCTGAAGTACTCTATTCTTAGTGGAACTTCAATGTCTTGTCCACACGTTGCTGGTGTTGCCGCCTACGTCAAAACATTTCACCCTCGCTGGTCTCCGTCCATGATCCAATCCGCCATCATGACTACCG CTTGGCAAATGAATGCGTCTACTTGGATGCCTGATGAGTTTGCATACGGAGCTGGCCATGTCAATCCGTTAGCAGCAATTCATCCTGGACTGGTCTATGAAGCTAATAAAGCAGACCACATCGCTTTTCTCTGCGGCTTGAACTACAGTGGAAAGAACTTAAGACTTATCTCCGGTGAAAACAACAGTTGCACCAAAGCACAGTCAAAATCTTTACCCCGAAACCTAAACTATCCTTCCATGACTGCTCAAGTCCCGGCGAAAAAACCATTCAAAGTGACTTTCCGTCGGACAGTCACTAACGTTGGAACGTCTAGCACTACCTACAAAGCAAAGGTAGTGGGATCTAAGCTCAACGTCGAGGTCATTCCCAATGTCTTTTCTTTTAAGTCGATGCGCGAGAAGAAGTCTTTCACGGTGACAGTTTCAGGCCAAGGTCTCGGAGATGAAAAACCTGTTGTGTCTTCACAATTGATCTGGTCTGATGGAGTACACTTTGTGAGAAGCCCCATCGTTGTTTACGCTGCAAACTGA
- the LOC108806816 gene encoding pentatricopeptide repeat-containing protein At3g42630 has translation MASLLTTGLVQPHHLSSRSHRIKLLSRSTDSPITRKLSRDPSRNLKVVDYAPLIESLNRRKLPDQAHQVYIQMKSHNLLPNYRTLSALMLCFARNGSVPRARAIWEEILNSSFVPDLLTISNLVSAHEKIGRFDEVSKITRDVTARHPKLLPAVSSLAITCFGKNGQLELMDEALDELDSNGISLDPATAKAVMRCYSTLEKMEQAYVRVKKSVGVIEEREIRALLVAYLKERKFYRLREFCFDVGLGRRDLEDLLWNSVLLSYAADFKMKSLQREFIKMRGEGFSPDLTTFNIRALAFSRMALFWDLHLTLEHMRRLEIVPDLVTFGCVVDAYVDRRLGRNLEFVYNRMNVDDSPVVLTDPLVFGALGKGDFHLSSEAVLEFGHRREWTYRKLIGVYLKKKLRRDQIFWNY, from the exons ATGGCGTCGCTTCTTACCACGGGGCTCGTACAACCGCACCATCTCTCTTCGAGAAGCCACCGAATCAAACTCTTATCTCGCTCTACAGATTCGCCAATCACTCGGAAG CTTTCTAGAGATCCCAGTCGAAACCTCAAAGTCGTAGACTACGCTCCCCTCATCGAATCCCTAAACCGGAGAAAACTACCCGATCAAGCTCACCAGGTTTACATCCAAATGAAATCACACAACCTGCTTCCTAACTACAGAACGCTCTCCGCTCTCATGCTCTGCTTCGCTCGTAACGGCTCCGTCCCTCGAGCGCGCGCCATCTGGGAGGAGATTCTAAACAGCTCTTTCGTCCCCGATCTCCTCACCATCTCCAACCTCGTCTCCGCTCACGAGAAGATCGGCCGTTTCGACGAAGTTTCGAAAATCACCAGAGACGTAACCGCAAGGCATCCCAAGCTCCTCCCCGCCGTATCCTCCCTCGCTATCACCTGTTTCGGAAAGAACGGTCAGTTGGAACTGATGGATGAGGCATTAGATGAATTGGATTCTAACGGAATCTCCTTAGATCCCGCCACCGCTAAGGCGGTTATGAGATGCTACAGTACGTTGGAGAAGATGGAGCAGGCTTACGTCCGGGTTAAGAAGTCTGTTGGTGTGATAGAGGAAAGAGAGATAAGAGCTTTGTTGGTAGCATACTTGAAGGAAAGGAAGTTTTATCGTCTGCGTGAGTTTTGTTTCGACGTTGGTCTTGGGAGGAGAGATCTTGAGGATCTGTTATGGAACTCGGTGTTGCTGTCGTACGCGGCGGACTTTAAGATGAAGAGCCTGCAGAGAGAGTTCATCAAGATGCGAGGGGAAGGTTTCTCTCCCGACCTTACCACTTTCAACATCCGTGCTCTCGCGTTTTCTAGGATGGCGCTTTTCTGGGATCTGCATCTCACTCTCGAGCATATGAGGCGGTTGGAGATTGTTCCGGATCTTGTGACTTTTGGATGTGTGGTCGATGCGTACGTGGATAGGAGGCTAGGGAGGAATCTTGAGTTCGTGTACAACCGGATGAACGTGGACGATTCTCCTGTTGTTTTGACTGATCCGCTTGTCTTTGGAGCGCTGGGGAAAGGAGATTTCCATCTTAGCTCGGAAGCTGTTTTGGAGTTCGGTCATCGGAGAGAGTGGACGTATAGAAAGCTGATTGGAGTTTATCTCAAAAAGAAGTTGCGGAGAGACCAGATTTTCTGGAATTACTAG
- the LOC108813554 gene encoding ras-related protein RABA2c yields MASRMDQEYDYLFKIVLIGDSGVGKSNILSRFTRNEFCLESKSTIGVEFATRTTQVEGKTIKAQIWDTAGQERYRAITSAYYRGAVGALLVYDITKRQTFDNALRWLRELRDHADSNIVIMMAGNKSDLNHLRSVAEEDGQNLAEKEGLSFLETSALEATNVEKAFQTILGEIYHIISKKALAAQEAAAANSAIPGQGTTINVDDTSGGVKRGCCST; encoded by the exons ATGGCGAGTAGGATGGATCAGGAATACGATTATTTGTTTAAGATCGTGTTGATCGGAGACTCGGGTGTGGGGAAATCGAACATCTTGTCCAGATTCACGAGGAATGAGTTTTGCTTGGAATCCAAATCCACCATCGGTGTCGAATTCGCCACCAGAACTACtcag GTGGAAGGAAAGACGATCAAAGCTCAGATCTGGGACACTGCAGGCCAGGAGAGGTACAGAGCCATCACCAGCGCTTACTACAGAGGCGCAGTGGGTGCACTCCTTGTCTACGACATCACCAAGAGGCAGACATTTGACAACGCCCTGAGGTGGCTGCGCGAACTCAGAGACCATGCTGATTCCAACATCGTCATCATGATGGCTGGGAACAAATCCGATCTCAACCACTTGAGATCCGTTGCTGAGGAGGATGGTCAGAACCTGGCCGAGAAGGAAGGTCTCTCTTTCCTGGAGACGTCTGCTCTCGAAGCTACGAACGTGGAGAAAGCGTTTCAGACCATCTTAGGAGAGATCTACCACATCATAAGCAAGAAGGCACTGGCTGCACAAGAAGCAGCTGCAGCTAACTCCGCGATTCCGGGGCAGGGAACTACGATTAACGTCGATGACACGTCTGGAGGCGTGAAACGAGGTTGCTGCTCTACCTAA